One Funiculus sociatus GB2-C1 DNA window includes the following coding sequences:
- a CDS encoding HesB/IscA family protein gives MTQATQSQTRGIQLTEAALKHVLQLREKQGKDLCLRVGVRQGGCSGMSYMMDFEDASKIQENDEIYDYEGFKIVCDPKSMLYLYGLVLDYSDAMIGGGFQFTNPNAAQNCGCGKSFGV, from the coding sequence ATGACACAAGCAACTCAGTCGCAAACACGAGGTATACAGTTGACAGAAGCGGCTCTAAAGCACGTTCTTCAATTGCGGGAGAAACAAGGTAAGGATTTGTGCCTGCGCGTCGGTGTCCGCCAAGGAGGCTGTTCGGGAATGTCTTACATGATGGATTTTGAAGATGCCAGCAAAATCCAGGAAAATGATGAGATTTACGACTACGAGGGCTTCAAAATTGTCTGTGACCCCAAGAGTATGCTATATCTCTATGGCTTAGTGCTTGACTACAGCGATGCTATGATTGGCGGCGGCTTCCAATTCACCAATCCCAATGCTGCTCAAAACTGTGGCTGTGGTAAGTCTTTTGGTGTCTAA
- a CDS encoding DUF6930 domain-containing protein has translation MSVLNRSTLRRLKTLHQIPSVWEGDRRRLSAGMAQSLESDTQEDGDCIVWLDGVEGMVRAMDMVTSETGPEAMVRALLRAMEYPHSPAKPARPQKIIVRDREVQFYLRGILQDLDIAIDYVPELPLVDELFRSFQEMSSTRPPKLPPEYVELLEEKAQEIWEDAPWEMLADHQIISIEINQWDVGTLYASVMGMLGMEYGILLYRSLDSLKRFRASVLAKESFEELEEAFLGQDCLFMTFEKAEDDFDEDEDEDGIDLSDLALSEIGPSFGNVHPLEGMRPFLYEEEAIAVYFALEALHRFFRASHRQLSDDKFPSLTKRFRIATPPAVEPKQTLSVKVETVPEVATELFNMAQLAAEDEDDDEFDDEFDDEFEDMTVPLRDDLIPKGSFFSLGMMTWERLDLLRQTAEHYQPKDIAAAGEGLPVILIQTSRPKAKELIEKIQGAGGLKGVCFNPGEDPEEGDLYDLGILQTENGNMYLFGEFTGDDPVHIEARRKWDQRCQKTKGYCGVIIARGLKGASKGNPQLGDMMALFEGRSLSSEELGLGMLQLIPQFGFELE, from the coding sequence ATGTCTGTTCTCAATCGCTCTACCCTTCGTCGGCTCAAAACACTACACCAAATTCCCAGCGTCTGGGAGGGCGATCGCCGTCGATTATCCGCTGGCATGGCACAAAGCTTAGAGTCGGATACTCAGGAAGATGGTGACTGCATTGTTTGGTTAGATGGTGTCGAAGGCATGGTGCGGGCAATGGATATGGTAACGTCCGAAACCGGGCCCGAAGCAATGGTTCGCGCCTTGTTGCGTGCAATGGAGTATCCTCACAGCCCAGCAAAACCAGCCCGACCTCAGAAAATAATAGTCCGCGATCGCGAAGTACAGTTTTATCTGCGCGGTATTCTTCAGGATCTAGATATTGCTATTGATTATGTACCAGAGTTGCCTCTGGTTGACGAGCTGTTTCGCTCTTTTCAGGAGATGTCCAGCACTCGTCCGCCGAAGCTACCGCCAGAGTATGTGGAGTTACTGGAGGAAAAGGCTCAGGAAATTTGGGAAGATGCACCTTGGGAAATGCTGGCTGACCACCAAATTATCTCAATTGAAATTAACCAGTGGGATGTTGGTACTCTTTACGCCTCGGTGATGGGAATGCTGGGCATGGAGTACGGAATTTTGTTGTATCGTTCTCTTGATTCTCTGAAGCGATTTCGGGCTTCAGTCTTAGCAAAGGAGTCTTTTGAGGAACTCGAAGAAGCATTTTTAGGGCAAGATTGCTTGTTTATGACCTTCGAGAAGGCGGAAGATGACTTCGATGAAGATGAAGACGAGGACGGAATAGATTTATCTGACTTAGCCCTATCAGAAATAGGGCCAAGTTTCGGCAACGTGCATCCTTTGGAGGGAATGCGACCGTTTTTGTATGAAGAGGAAGCGATCGCAGTTTATTTTGCACTGGAAGCTTTGCATCGCTTTTTCCGCGCATCCCATCGCCAACTCTCCGACGACAAGTTCCCCAGCCTCACCAAACGCTTCCGCATCGCCACACCCCCAGCCGTAGAACCAAAGCAAACTCTCTCGGTAAAGGTGGAAACTGTGCCAGAAGTGGCGACGGAACTATTTAATATGGCCCAGTTGGCAGCGGAGGATGAGGACGACGACGAATTCGACGACGAATTCGACGATGAATTCGAGGATATGACGGTGCCGTTGCGGGATGATTTGATACCCAAAGGTTCTTTCTTCAGTCTGGGGATGATGACTTGGGAACGGCTGGACTTGCTGCGTCAGACAGCAGAACATTATCAGCCGAAGGATATCGCGGCGGCGGGAGAAGGTTTGCCTGTGATTTTGATTCAAACTTCCCGTCCGAAGGCAAAGGAGTTGATTGAAAAGATCCAGGGTGCCGGAGGGCTGAAAGGAGTATGCTTTAATCCGGGAGAAGATCCTGAAGAGGGGGATCTCTACGACTTGGGAATCTTACAAACTGAAAATGGCAATATGTACCTTTTTGGTGAGTTTACAGGAGATGACCCTGTTCATATTGAAGCCCGTCGCAAGTGGGATCAGCGTTGTCAGAAAACTAAAGGCTACTGCGGCGTGATTATTGCCAGAGGGCTAAAAGGCGCATCGAAGGGAAATCCTCAGCTTGGTGACATGATGGCATTATTTGAAGGGCGATCGCTCTCCTCTGAAGAATTGGGCTTGGGTATGCTTCAGCTAATCCCTCAGTTCGGCTTTGAGTTGGAATAA
- the zds gene encoding 9,9'-di-cis-zeta-carotene desaturase, with product MRVAIVGAGLAGMAAAVDLVDAGYEVEIFESRPFVGGKAGSWVDADGNHVEMGLHVFFGNYYQLFELFKKVGAFENLHRKEHVHTFINKGGVTGALDFRFITGAPFNGLKAFFTTSQLSLQDKVQNAIALGTSTIVRGLVDFEGSMKTIRSLDKISFADWFRSHGGSNGSIKRMWNPIAYALGFIDCENISARCMLTIFQMFASRTEASVLRMLCGSPDEYLHKPIIKYLEARGAKIHTRRQLREILFTGEGNETRVTGFRIAKGDGEETITADAYVCACDVPGIKRIIPPDWRKWSEFDNIYKLDAVPVATVQLRFDGWVTELHNQAERKQTDHAAGIDNLLYTADADFSCFSDLALTSPSDYYREGEGSLLQLVLTPGDPFIKESNEAIAQHVLKQVHDLFPSSRELNMTWYSVVKLAQSLYREAPGMDVYRPQQKTPIANFFLAGSYTQQDYIDSMEGATLSGRRAAKEILENIKVGVSELSAV from the coding sequence ATGCGGGTTGCAATCGTCGGGGCGGGATTGGCTGGAATGGCGGCGGCAGTCGATCTAGTCGATGCTGGTTATGAAGTCGAAATCTTCGAGTCTCGTCCGTTTGTCGGGGGAAAAGCTGGCAGTTGGGTAGATGCCGATGGCAATCATGTTGAGATGGGGTTGCACGTCTTCTTTGGTAACTACTACCAGCTATTTGAATTGTTTAAGAAGGTGGGGGCGTTTGAGAATCTGCACCGGAAAGAACACGTCCACACCTTTATCAACAAAGGCGGCGTTACGGGGGCATTAGATTTTCGCTTCATCACAGGTGCGCCTTTCAATGGCTTGAAGGCGTTTTTCACGACATCGCAACTGTCATTGCAGGATAAAGTACAGAATGCGATCGCTCTCGGCACCAGTACCATCGTGCGCGGTTTGGTAGATTTCGAGGGGTCGATGAAAACCATTCGCTCTCTTGATAAAATCAGCTTTGCCGACTGGTTCCGCAGTCACGGCGGTAGCAATGGCAGCATCAAGCGGATGTGGAACCCGATAGCCTACGCACTCGGTTTTATCGATTGCGAGAATATTTCTGCCCGTTGTATGTTGACAATATTCCAGATGTTTGCATCTAGAACTGAGGCATCGGTATTACGAATGCTGTGCGGTTCTCCTGATGAATATCTGCACAAGCCGATTATTAAATATTTGGAAGCAAGAGGCGCGAAAATCCACACTCGTCGCCAGTTAAGAGAAATTTTGTTTACCGGGGAAGGGAACGAAACGCGAGTTACTGGTTTCCGAATTGCCAAAGGCGATGGGGAAGAAACCATCACCGCTGATGCTTATGTCTGCGCCTGCGATGTGCCGGGAATCAAGCGCATTATCCCGCCAGATTGGCGGAAATGGTCGGAATTTGACAATATTTATAAACTAGATGCGGTGCCAGTGGCAACAGTTCAGTTGCGATTTGATGGTTGGGTGACTGAATTGCACAACCAGGCAGAACGGAAACAGACGGATCATGCGGCAGGGATAGATAATCTGTTATATACGGCGGATGCTGACTTTTCCTGTTTTTCCGATTTAGCTTTAACCAGTCCATCTGATTATTACCGAGAGGGAGAAGGTTCTCTGTTGCAGCTGGTGCTGACTCCGGGAGATCCGTTTATCAAGGAAAGTAATGAAGCGATCGCGCAACACGTCCTCAAACAAGTACACGATCTATTCCCCTCTTCCCGCGAGTTGAACATGACCTGGTACAGTGTGGTTAAGTTGGCTCAGTCTCTCTATCGCGAAGCACCAGGGATGGATGTGTATCGTCCGCAACAAAAAACTCCAATAGCCAATTTCTTCCTTGCGGGTAGTTATACGCAGCAAGATTACATCGATAGTATGGAAGGAGCAACTTTGTCTGGTCGTCGGGCTGCTAAGGAGATTTTGGAGAATATTAAGGTGGGGGTAAGTGAGTTGTCTGCGGTTTAA
- a CDS encoding SRPBCC family protein, producing MSDWLEHSVQVEVPIPIDEVWNLWSDLEQMPRWMKWIDSVKVLEEDPTLSRWKLATGGLEFSWLARIVKMEPNQIIQWESVDGLPNRGAIRFYDRKDSSIVKLTVAYGIPGWLGKLVDNLFLGRAVESTIQADLDRFREYAIQSQAKSSSGN from the coding sequence ATGTCAGATTGGTTAGAGCATAGTGTGCAGGTAGAAGTTCCAATTCCTATTGATGAGGTGTGGAATCTTTGGTCTGATTTGGAACAAATGCCGCGTTGGATGAAGTGGATTGATTCTGTTAAGGTTTTGGAAGAAGATCCAACTCTATCTCGCTGGAAACTAGCGACTGGTGGTTTAGAATTCAGCTGGTTAGCCCGGATTGTTAAAATGGAACCAAATCAGATTATTCAGTGGGAATCTGTTGATGGTTTGCCTAATCGGGGTGCAATTCGCTTTTACGATCGCAAGGATAGTAGTATCGTTAAACTGACCGTGGCTTACGGTATTCCTGGCTGGCTAGGCAAGCTGGTGGATAATCTATTTCTAGGGCGGGCTGTTGAATCAACGATCCAAGCTGATTTGGATCGTTTTCGAGAATACGCTATTCAATCTCAAGCTAAATCCTCATCAGGAAATTGA
- a CDS encoding site-2 protease family protein, whose protein sequence is MEYLLYGLAIYCLLIIGRYLIIFQRLLGLTLQYINYDFTDEDQIPVYIRDLFEIPLLELEQLEFKFCCYLNVAQMTYLDASKTWEMLLYNEEFKTFASVDIRSLPESVKLFTINFFTFLEDNVLLQTMNGQAFGVIGTIPNTILQDPYVVETQQQWQVHKTKLELTETPQEMSPEKFIETLRSHHAAYLDSLVKLGELSPIKNTQLFELKGLAAFKAAVKMGRESNKYTNLLKKWTSKAKTNPSVTVQIPEEVEVEGFRRMERIERGRARKGIKSWLLLGSLAVFAVSFIPFFDLQTLLILSAVLFLHEMGHFLAMKAFGYKDTSIFFLPLFGAAATGRKDNATVQEKVMVLLAGPVPGIILGSAIALAIPDSLQRSLGLHEAIGLLMVINYFNLLPILPLDGGRILDLLIFSRHPYTDVFFKLFAVGLLVFVGVSLGSASAIFIFLGLLIAFTIPASFRSAKILRKLRREIPQSTDDSDSVLLAIFRTLKKSGYGSLPFAQKYKMVKDIAQRCRESHSNWGSRLSLLSVYLVCLVGGLILVGISFVPVR, encoded by the coding sequence ATGGAATATTTACTTTACGGTTTAGCAATCTATTGTTTGCTGATAATAGGACGCTATTTGATTATTTTTCAGCGCCTTTTAGGTTTGACTTTACAGTACATCAACTACGATTTTACAGATGAAGACCAGATACCCGTCTATATTAGAGATTTATTTGAGATTCCCTTGCTAGAACTTGAACAATTAGAGTTTAAGTTCTGTTGCTATTTGAATGTCGCTCAGATGACGTATCTGGATGCCTCGAAGACTTGGGAAATGCTGCTATATAACGAGGAGTTTAAGACATTTGCCAGTGTAGATATTCGTAGTCTACCTGAATCGGTTAAGCTTTTTACTATTAATTTTTTTACCTTTTTGGAAGATAATGTCCTGCTACAAACAATGAACGGGCAGGCTTTCGGCGTTATTGGAACGATACCGAATACAATTCTTCAAGATCCGTATGTTGTGGAAACACAACAGCAGTGGCAAGTTCATAAAACCAAGCTGGAATTGACGGAAACGCCCCAAGAAATGTCTCCAGAGAAATTTATAGAGACATTGCGATCGCATCATGCCGCCTACCTCGACAGTCTGGTAAAATTAGGCGAATTGTCACCAATCAAAAACACACAGCTATTTGAACTCAAAGGGCTTGCAGCTTTCAAAGCAGCCGTCAAAATGGGACGGGAAAGCAACAAGTATACTAATCTTCTCAAAAAGTGGACTTCCAAGGCAAAAACAAATCCCTCTGTCACCGTACAAATTCCTGAAGAGGTCGAAGTTGAGGGATTTCGTCGGATGGAACGCATAGAACGGGGACGCGCCAGAAAGGGGATAAAGTCCTGGTTGTTGCTTGGTAGTTTGGCAGTGTTTGCTGTTTCCTTTATACCGTTTTTCGACTTGCAGACACTGCTTATCCTGAGCGCTGTGCTATTTCTCCACGAAATGGGTCACTTTTTGGCGATGAAAGCCTTTGGTTATAAAGACACCTCGATTTTCTTCTTACCCTTATTCGGTGCTGCTGCTACCGGACGCAAAGATAATGCTACGGTGCAAGAAAAAGTGATGGTGTTGTTGGCAGGGCCGGTTCCGGGGATAATCTTAGGGAGTGCGATCGCTTTGGCAATTCCCGATTCTCTCCAACGCTCTTTAGGGTTGCACGAGGCTATCGGCTTGCTGATGGTCATTAATTACTTCAATTTACTGCCTATATTGCCGCTGGATGGCGGACGTATATTAGATTTACTAATATTTTCCCGCCACCCTTACACAGATGTTTTCTTCAAACTTTTCGCAGTTGGTCTTCTGGTTTTTGTAGGCGTGAGTTTGGGTTCGGCGAGTGCGATTTTTATTTTCCTGGGATTGCTAATTGCCTTCACAATTCCTGCTAGTTTCCGCAGCGCCAAAATCTTGAGGAAATTGCGGCGAGAAATACCACAATCAACTGACGATTCTGATAGTGTACTACTGGCTATTTTTCGCACCCTTAAGAAGTCTGGTTACGGTTCCCTACCTTTTGCTCAAAAATACAAAATGGTAAAAGATATCGCCCAACGCTGTCGGGAATCCCATTCTAACTGGGGAAGCCGACTGTCTTTATTAAGCGTCTATCTGGTGTGTTTGGTTGGGGGTTTGATACTTGTAGGTATCAGCTTCGTACCAGTTCGTTAA
- a CDS encoding 2Fe-2S iron-sulfur cluster-binding protein, with translation MTIRIHFLPDDVTVDAKAGEPLLQVAERAGVFIPTGCLMGSCHACEVEVEGKDTICACITAVPAGSEQLTINLYVDPAW, from the coding sequence ATGACTATCCGCATACATTTTTTACCTGATGATGTTACGGTTGACGCTAAGGCAGGAGAACCGTTATTACAGGTAGCAGAGCGGGCTGGGGTGTTCATTCCCACTGGCTGCCTAATGGGTTCGTGTCACGCCTGCGAAGTGGAGGTCGAGGGCAAAGATACCATCTGTGCTTGTATTACGGCAGTCCCAGCAGGGAGCGAGCAGTTAACTATCAATCTCTACGTTGATCCCGCCTGGTAG
- the cobQ gene encoding cobyric acid synthase CobQ, whose protein sequence is MKAIMVVGTTSHAGKSLITASLCRILSRRGWRVAPFKAQNMALNSYVTPTGGEIGYAQAVQAWASGVTPWVEMNPILLKPQGDMTSQVIIKGKAVGVAGAAEYYEQYFDIGWQAVEESLQRLSEEFDLLVCEGAGSPAEINLKHRDMANMRVAKHLNAATMLVVDIDRGGAFAHVVGTLELLEPEERALIKGVVINKFRGQRSLLDSGITWLEKRTGIPVVGVIPWIDNAFPAEDSLGLFDRRTTKNQSDLTIAVIRLPRISNFTDFDPLEAEPSVTVKYLSPKDTLGHPDAVIIPGSKTTIADLLVLQKTGMAQAIQNYAAAGGTILGICGGFQMLGKFLADPEGVEGETGRFKGLELLPVKTVLTAQKIARQRLVTSNYPQSGLPVTGYEIHQGRTRLLESEEINPASAYAQKHSSCKPLFDDPNLGIVDANQSVIGTYLHGIFDNGPWRRSWLNNLRQQRGLPSLATGVANYREQREAVLDLLADAIMAHLDLNLFL, encoded by the coding sequence ATGAAAGCCATTATGGTTGTGGGGACAACTTCCCACGCAGGAAAATCACTAATAACTGCCTCCCTGTGCCGCATTCTGTCGCGGCGCGGTTGGCGGGTTGCTCCCTTTAAAGCGCAGAATATGGCGCTCAATTCCTACGTGACACCCACCGGAGGAGAAATTGGTTATGCTCAGGCAGTGCAAGCTTGGGCATCTGGGGTGACACCTTGGGTAGAGATGAACCCGATTTTACTCAAGCCCCAAGGGGACATGACTTCGCAGGTTATTATCAAGGGTAAAGCCGTCGGGGTAGCTGGTGCCGCAGAATACTACGAGCAGTATTTTGACATCGGCTGGCAAGCAGTTGAAGAATCCCTGCAACGTCTCTCGGAAGAATTCGATCTGCTGGTGTGCGAGGGAGCAGGTAGCCCCGCAGAAATTAACCTCAAGCACCGCGACATGGCTAATATGCGGGTAGCAAAGCATTTAAACGCCGCAACTATGCTGGTGGTGGATATCGACCGGGGCGGCGCTTTTGCCCATGTGGTGGGGACTCTGGAGTTGCTAGAACCAGAGGAACGGGCGCTAATTAAAGGTGTTGTCATAAATAAATTTCGCGGACAGCGATCGCTTCTAGACTCCGGCATCACCTGGCTGGAAAAACGCACTGGCATTCCCGTTGTTGGTGTGATTCCCTGGATAGACAATGCCTTCCCCGCTGAAGATTCTTTAGGCTTATTCGACCGTCGCACCACCAAGAATCAGAGCGATCTGACTATTGCCGTTATCCGCCTTCCCCGAATTTCTAACTTCACCGACTTCGACCCCCTAGAAGCCGAACCCAGCGTCACGGTAAAATACCTTAGCCCCAAAGATACCTTGGGACATCCGGATGCCGTAATTATTCCCGGTTCCAAAACTACCATCGCTGACTTGCTGGTTCTGCAAAAAACTGGCATGGCACAGGCAATTCAAAATTATGCAGCAGCAGGTGGCACTATTCTGGGAATCTGTGGTGGTTTCCAGATGCTAGGGAAATTCCTCGCCGATCCAGAAGGAGTTGAAGGAGAAACGGGACGCTTTAAAGGTCTGGAATTGTTACCTGTAAAAACCGTCCTCACGGCCCAGAAAATCGCCCGCCAGCGACTTGTAACTTCTAACTATCCTCAGTCTGGTTTACCAGTTACAGGTTACGAAATCCATCAGGGACGCACGCGGCTGCTGGAATCGGAAGAAATAAACCCAGCCTCTGCATACGCACAAAAACACTCCTCCTGCAAACCGTTATTTGACGATCCTAATTTGGGAATTGTCGATGCAAATCAATCAGTTATCGGAACTTATCTGCACGGTATTTTTGATAACGGCCCTTGGCGACGCTCCTGGTTAAATAACTTGCGGCAGCAGCGGGGACTTCCGTCTCTTGCCACAGGAGTTGCTAACTACCGCGAACAGCGAGAAGCAGTTTTGGACTTGCTGGCAGATGCGATTATGGCGCACCTGGATTTAAACCTATTTTTGTAG
- a CDS encoding Npun_F0494 family protein, translated as MNSVAAKSSPVIQYSPQSIKRAERAMRCSPFLLPLFAAMRSTSVPLGAIVSSGVQRQYTRKPLRELAAENYLSWLIQVGILRREVDGQGITDSFRLTPLGRQLVEQWEKQGGVVPAPSLSDRFYNALNRWFRLF; from the coding sequence ATGAACTCTGTTGCAGCGAAAAGCTCCCCCGTAATTCAATATTCCCCTCAAAGTATAAAAAGGGCCGAACGGGCGATGCGTTGTTCTCCCTTCCTGCTGCCTTTGTTTGCGGCGATGCGTTCTACAAGCGTTCCTTTGGGAGCAATCGTTTCTTCAGGTGTGCAGCGCCAATACACCCGCAAGCCATTGCGCGAGTTAGCCGCCGAAAATTATCTATCGTGGCTGATCCAGGTGGGCATTCTGCGACGAGAAGTGGATGGACAAGGCATCACCGATAGCTTCCGCCTCACACCGTTGGGACGCCAACTGGTAGAACAATGGGAGAAACAGGGAGGCGTAGTGCCTGCTCCGTCTTTAAGCGATCGCTTCTATAATGCGTTAAATCGTTGGTTTCGACTGTTTTGA
- a CDS encoding peroxiredoxin codes for MALAVDTMAPAFTAKDTNGNTVSLSDFSGKTVILYFYPKDDTPGCTKQACSFRDAYTDYQGKNIVVLGVSKDDENSHQKFTEKFNLPFPLLADVDGSIIKAYDVEGSSGYAQRVTYVIDGGGKIIHVDSSVNTASHASDILAALAS; via the coding sequence ATGGCTTTAGCAGTTGATACGATGGCACCTGCCTTCACAGCCAAAGACACCAACGGTAACACCGTTTCGCTATCTGATTTTTCGGGGAAAACGGTAATTCTGTATTTTTATCCTAAAGACGATACTCCAGGCTGCACCAAACAAGCTTGCAGTTTTCGGGATGCCTATACAGACTATCAGGGAAAAAATATTGTAGTGCTGGGTGTCAGCAAAGATGATGAGAACTCGCACCAGAAATTCACTGAGAAATTCAATCTGCCTTTTCCCCTACTAGCAGATGTCGATGGCAGCATTATCAAAGCTTATGACGTTGAAGGTAGCAGTGGTTATGCCCAGCGCGTAACCTATGTTATTGATGGTGGCGGCAAGATTATTCATGTCGATTCCAGCGTTAATACTGCTTCTCACGCGAGTGATATTTTAGCGGCACTTGCTTCTTAA
- a CDS encoding ABC transporter permease — MSSTLTPPKPDIRLQPQAASQPVASSLLGDFIQETLALTKRLFIQLQRRPSTLIAGIIQPLMWLVLFGALFQNAPQGLFGNSLSYGQFLGAGVIVFTAFAGALNAGLPVMFDREFGFLNRLLVAPLASRFSIVAASAIYIIALSFIQTAVIVTASALLGAGLPNILGLSAIALIVFLLVVGVTALSLGLTFALPGHVELIAVIFVTNLPLLFASTALAPLSFMPKWLQVVATLNPLSYAIESIRYLYLNSDWGLGSVVMQAPWGTVTFGTALLVLIGFDALVLLAIQPLLRRRFA; from the coding sequence ATGAGTAGTACGTTAACACCTCCAAAACCTGACATTCGTTTGCAGCCACAAGCTGCTAGTCAACCAGTTGCATCTAGTTTACTTGGCGATTTTATTCAAGAAACTCTGGCTTTAACAAAGCGTTTGTTTATACAGTTGCAACGCCGTCCTTCTACTCTAATTGCTGGGATAATTCAACCGCTGATGTGGTTGGTTTTGTTCGGGGCGCTGTTTCAAAATGCGCCTCAAGGCTTGTTTGGCAATAGTCTCAGCTACGGACAATTTCTCGGTGCTGGAGTAATTGTTTTTACAGCCTTTGCGGGAGCGTTGAATGCTGGTTTGCCAGTAATGTTTGACCGGGAATTCGGGTTTCTTAACCGTTTGTTGGTGGCTCCTCTAGCTTCCCGATTCTCGATTGTTGCAGCCAGTGCTATTTACATCATCGCTTTGAGCTTTATCCAAACGGCTGTAATTGTTACAGCTAGTGCTTTGCTTGGTGCAGGGTTGCCAAATATACTGGGGTTGAGCGCGATCGCTCTAATTGTCTTCCTCCTCGTTGTCGGCGTAACTGCTTTAAGCCTTGGTTTGACTTTTGCTTTACCCGGTCACGTCGAGCTAATTGCGGTAATTTTTGTTACTAACTTGCCGCTACTATTTGCCAGCACTGCCCTCGCTCCCTTGTCCTTCATGCCCAAATGGTTACAGGTAGTTGCTACCCTCAACCCCCTCAGCTACGCCATTGAGTCAATTCGCTACCTATATCTTAATAGCGACTGGGGACTCGGTAGTGTGGTAATGCAGGCTCCGTGGGGAACTGTAACTTTTGGGACAGCTCTGCTAGTGCTTATCGGTTTCGATGCTTTAGTATTACTAGCAATTCAACCCCTGCTGCGTCGCCGCTTTGCTTAA
- a CDS encoding ABC transporter ATP-binding protein: MAPAVLIEKLAKRYGSVEAVKNVSFQVEPGEIFGLLGPNGAGKTTTLRVLCTLTKPDAGKVEVSGISVIDNPRAARARLGYVAQEVALDKVLTGREMLQLSAALYHLPGAVAKQRIEAVLGLLGLHEYADKKTGTYSGGLRKRLDLAAGLLHQPDVLVLDEPTVGLDIESRVVVWDFLRQLRASGTSVLITSHYLEEIDALADRVAIIDKGVVIASGTPSELKDKVGGDRITLRIREFSPIEEAQKAKDMLISLPFVQEVIINGAQGNSLNLVVKPQSDALITIQQSLQSAGLPTFGIAQARPSLDDVYLAATGKTLMDAELAASASRDPKAEKKQNMR, encoded by the coding sequence ATGGCTCCCGCTGTTTTAATCGAAAAGCTCGCCAAACGCTACGGTTCAGTAGAAGCCGTTAAAAACGTTTCTTTTCAGGTCGAACCTGGTGAAATTTTTGGTCTTCTAGGGCCAAATGGGGCTGGGAAAACTACGACTCTGCGTGTCTTGTGTACCTTGACCAAGCCTGATGCTGGCAAAGTTGAGGTATCTGGCATCTCAGTTATCGATAATCCTAGAGCGGCAAGGGCTAGACTAGGTTATGTGGCTCAGGAAGTTGCGCTGGATAAGGTGCTAACTGGGCGGGAAATGCTGCAACTGTCCGCTGCACTTTACCACCTCCCCGGTGCAGTCGCGAAACAGAGAATTGAAGCGGTGCTGGGTTTACTGGGATTGCATGAATACGCCGATAAAAAGACTGGTACTTATTCTGGCGGTTTACGCAAGCGGCTAGATTTGGCAGCTGGGTTGTTGCATCAGCCGGATGTCTTGGTTTTAGATGAACCGACGGTGGGATTGGATATAGAAAGCCGTGTGGTGGTTTGGGACTTTTTACGCCAACTGCGGGCGAGTGGTACATCTGTGTTAATTACCAGCCATTATTTAGAGGAAATTGACGCGCTGGCGGATCGGGTGGCGATTATTGACAAAGGTGTGGTAATTGCCTCTGGAACGCCGTCTGAGTTAAAGGATAAAGTAGGAGGCGATCGCATTACTCTCCGCATCCGCGAGTTTTCCCCGATTGAGGAAGCCCAAAAAGCCAAAGATATGCTAATATCTTTACCTTTTGTCCAAGAAGTGATTATCAATGGCGCTCAAGGTAACTCTCTAAATTTAGTGGTGAAGCCGCAAAGTGACGCTTTGATAACGATTCAGCAATCATTACAATCAGCAGGCTTACCAACTTTTGGCATTGCCCAAGCTAGACCTAGTTTAGATGATGTTTACCTGGCTGCTACGGGTAAAACTTTGATGGATGCTGAACTTGCAGCATCTGCTAGCCGCGATCCCAAGGCTGAGAAGAAACAAAATATGCGATAG
- a CDS encoding Uma2 family endonuclease, with product MVNAILTTTSVVSLEDETGVFSLEDFMRNPPDGMEWVDGQLVEKNGMTLEHSEIQANLAFYWKSYAISSGRGKVYTDVPCRTHKQGRRPDVAYLTPELVDQLGNTDVLPQSFPLVAEIVSPTDLALDLFAKAREYLQSGCDEVWLVFPENGYIFVITHQQRLWFAAGEVASTQKVLPGFSVAINELLA from the coding sequence ATGGTGAATGCAATTTTAACTACAACCTCTGTTGTCTCTTTGGAAGATGAAACTGGGGTTTTCTCTCTGGAAGATTTTATGCGAAATCCGCCTGATGGTATGGAATGGGTGGATGGTCAACTCGTCGAGAAAAATGGGATGACGCTAGAACATAGTGAAATTCAGGCTAATTTAGCTTTTTATTGGAAAAGTTACGCAATTTCCAGTGGACGCGGAAAAGTCTATACCGACGTGCCATGTCGCACCCACAAGCAGGGTCGTCGTCCTGATGTAGCTTATCTCACACCGGAACTGGTAGATCAGTTAGGCAATACTGACGTTTTGCCGCAGAGTTTCCCGCTAGTTGCTGAAATAGTTTCACCGACTGATTTAGCTCTTGATTTGTTTGCTAAAGCTAGGGAATATCTCCAGTCTGGTTGCGACGAAGTTTGGCTGGTGTTCCCTGAGAATGGTTACATATTTGTGATAACTCACCAGCAGCGGTTGTGGTTTGCTGCGGGTGAGGTGGCTAGTACGCAAAAGGTTCTACCAGGCTTTAGTGTCGCCATTAATGAACTATTGGCTTAA